In one Brassica oleracea var. oleracea cultivar TO1000 chromosome C9, BOL, whole genome shotgun sequence genomic region, the following are encoded:
- the LOC106317936 gene encoding DDT domain-containing protein DDB_G0282237 — MPLLKKKPHKLLEPPKNLQPQELVFQVRLTKEIFRDYQMYLKRINLYRQRVWTCKSTGKTSLTYEEALHSEKLASKKVQTLPRELVAPALRIIQFSTLSLKDLADTIATELQTCFFAGAELYGNRDGDSHPCRILNILTDGDSEPQYEVGFLDKDKEINEKAVLSGEDLSWKKKFPFSRNFLKSFIRESTCHSIPWVVNEYLAKAHGITRNIPKELKGKYVFQNGELVQQRKQEDKTGRDKGKRKRAEDGSHVAEETDKETNGTEEEPPINYPIEDSLLPPEPDDAKITQRPSPSRDFSVPMDCVGDLLMVWDFCSSFGRQLHLWRFSLEDFENALCHKESNLVLIMEVHACLFRFLINEGDETFKALKRRSRKSKITLITWTEFLCDFLDSVDIPDLYCDIGTIKRGHYGLLDPNVKLGILRELVNQIAETMLFKGEVDELLEQRHALGAARREEALAEAKQKRKEKERSKTGEEARKKNSPQVIESSEDSKMKESTEGETKMENGSVSSGKPEKSEKRLMANVYLRKHKKHMTDTKSTSKEKVEKEEEEAESEEGEEEEEEEKGKSSSEDEKGTLEMRGPEQRRQYYEREMEKIVIRTNTLGKDRNYNRYWWFRSNGRIFVEDSDCKEWGYYTSKEELDALMGSLNRKGERELSLHTQLEKFYDRICSTLQKRAKDIAHNIEMEEAVVRRSSRVKAPLHENPASAFQRYVNKWKED, encoded by the exons ATGCCTTTACTAAAGAAGAAGCCACATAAACTTCTTGAGCCCCCAAAGAACTTGCAGCCACAAGAACTTGTTTTTCAAGTTCGTCTCACTAAGGAGATATTCCGAGATTATCA AATGTACTTGAAGAGGATAAATCTGTATCGCCAGCGTGTTTGGACATGCAAATCTACTGGCAAAACTAGTTTGACCTACGAGGAGGCCTTACACTCAGAAAAACTGGCGAGCAAGAAGGTCCAAACTCTTCCCAGAGAGCTAGTTGCACCTGCGTTACGTATCATCCAATTCA GTACACTCTCATTGAAAGATCTTGCTGACACAATAGCCACCGAGTTGCAAACCTGCTTCTTCGCTGGCGCAGAGCTGTATGGAAACAGGGATGGAGATTCTCATCCGTGCAGAATCTTGAACATACTAACAGATGGGGATAGTGAACCTCAGTACGAGGTAGGCTTCCTTGACAAAGACAAGGAAATAAACGAGAAGGCAGTGCTGTCTGGGGAGGATCTTTCATGGAAGAAGAAGTTTCCATTTAGTAGAAACTTTCTGAAGTCTTTCATTCGAGAGTCAACATGCCACAGTATACCTTGGGTAGTTAATGAGTACCTGGCTAAAGCGCATGGAATCACTAGGAACATTCCCAAGGAACTTAAGGGCAAATATGTCTTTCAAAATGGAGAACTGGTTCAGCAAAGAAAGCAG GAAGATAAAACCGGAAGGGATAAGGGAAAAAGAAAGAGAGCAGAAGATGGTAGCCATGTTGCAGAAGAGACAGATAAAG AGACTAATGGCACCGAGGAAGAGCCTCCTATCAATTATCCAATTGAAGATTCACTGTTGCCACCGGAACCTGATGATGCTAAGATCACTCAGCGTCCTTCTCCCTCAAGGGATTTTAGTGTCCCAATGGATTGCGTTGGGGATCTTCTCATGGTGTGGGACTTTTGCTCTTCATTTGGTAGGCAGCTGCATCTATGGCGGTTTTCTCTTGAGGACTTTGAGAATGCTCTCTGCCACAAGGAGAGTAATTTGGTTCTTATCATGGAAGTGCATGCCTGTCTTTTCCGGTTCCTCATCAATGAAGGCGATGAGACTTTCAAAGCTTTAAAGAGAAGGAGTCGCAAGTCAAAG ATAACATTGATCACATGGACAGAGTTTTTATGCGACTTCTTGGACTCGGTTGACATCCCTGATCTGTACTGTGACATTGGAACGATCAAACGGGGACATTATGGTCTATTGGACCCCAATGTGAAACTGGGAATCCTAAGGGAGTTGGTGAACCAGATAGCTGAAACAATGTTGTTTAAGGGAGAAGTAGACGAGCTTCTTGAACAACGGCATGCCCTTGGAGCTGCTAGAAGAGAAGAAGCGTTGGCGGAAGCCAAACAAAAAAGAAAGGAGAAAGAACGCTCCAAAACTGGCGAGGAAGCTAGAAAGAAAAACAGCCCACAGGTAATAGAAAGCAGTGAAGACAGCAAAATGAAAGAGAGCACTGAGGGGGAAACTAAGATGGAGAATGGGTCTGTTTCTTCAGGAAAACCTGAAAAATCAGAGAAAAG GCTTATGGCGAATGTCTATCTGAGAAAGCACAAAAAGCATATGACGGATACAAAAAGCACATCAAAGGAGAAGGTGGAGAAGGAAGAGGAGGAGGCTGAATCAGAAGAAGGAGAAGAGGAGGAGGAGGAGGAGAAAGGAAAATCATCAAGTGAAGATGAGAAAGGAACATTAGAAATGAGGGGCCCCGAGCAGAGG AGGCAATACTATGAACGAGAGATGGAGAAAATAGTGATACGTACAAACACCTTGGGTAAAGATAGGAACTACAACAGGTACTGGTGGTTCCGAAGCAATGGGAGGATATTTGTTGAGGATTCTGATTGCAAAGAATGGGGCTATTATACCTCCAAGGAAGAG CTCGATGCATTGATGGGATCATTGAACCGTAAAGGAGAGAGGGAACTGTCATTACATACGCAGCTAGAGAAATTCTATGACAGGATATG CTCAACACTACAAAAGAGGGCGAAGGACATAGCTCACAACATAGAAATGGAAGAAGCAGTGGTTAGGAGATCGAGCCGTGTAAAAGCTCCTCTTCATGAAAATCCAGCTAGTGCCTTCCAGAGATATGTTAACAAGTGGAAAGAGGACTAA
- the LOC106317937 gene encoding DEAD-box ATP-dependent RNA helicase 25 has product MTSDGLKSGKKRREIRAKLAKELAGGEDESGNKRRPKRGREDKSADVDEPLIKKAASTASVEAADNKPKTSDSYLSKTRFDQFPLSPLSLKGIQDAGFKTMTVVQEATLPIILKGKDVLAKAKTGTGKTVAFLLPSIEAVIKSPPVSRDNRHPPIIVLVVCPTRELACQAAAEANILLKYHSSIGVEVVIGGTKLPAEQRRMQKHPCQILVATPGRLIDHIDNTSGFATRLKGVKVLVLDEADHLLDMGFRRDIERIIAAVPKQRQTFLFSATVPEEVRQICHIALKQDHEFVNCVQEGSGETHQKVSQMYMIATLDRHFSLIYALLKKHIADNVGYKVIIFCTTAMVTRLVADLLGQLSLNVREIHSRKPQSYRTRVSDEFRKSKSIILVTSDVSARGVDYPDVSLVVQMGLPSDREQYIHRLGRTGRKGKEGEGVLLLAPWEEYFLSSVKDLPIAKAPLPPIDHEAVKKVQKALSQVEMTHKEAAYQAWLGYYKSQKKIARDTTRLVELANEFSRSMGLDTPPAIPINVIGKMGLKNVPGLRVAPGFDKRKGKKNYRSR; this is encoded by the exons ATGACTTCCGATGGACTCAAATCCGGCAAGAAGAGACGAGAGATTCGCGCAAAACTTGCGAAGGAGCTCGCAGGTGGTGAAGATGAATCGGGAAACAAAAGGCGTCCAAAGAGGGGAAGAGAAGACAAATCTGCTGATGTTGATGAGCCTCTTATTAAGAAAGCGGCTTCTACTGCCTCTGTAGAGGCTGCTGATAATAAGCCAAAGACTTCAGATTCTTACTTGTCTAAGACAAG ATTTGATCAGTTCCCATTATCTCCTTTGTCGCTAAAGGGTATCCAAGATGCTGGATTTAAGACAATGACTGTCGTGCAAGAGGCTACTCTTCCTATTATCCTCAAAG GTAAAGATGTGCTAGCTAAGGCCAAAACTGGCACTGGGAAAACCGTTGCGTTTTTG CTTCCATCAATTGAAGCTGTTATCAAGTCTCCACCTGTAAGCCGGGACAATAGGCATCCCCCAATTATTGTTCTTGTGGTATGCCCTACTCGGGAACTTGCTTGTCAAGCAGCTGCCGAAGCTAACATTTTGCTCAAGTATCACTCATCTATTGGTGTTGAAGTTGTGATTGGAGGCACTAAGCTTCCTGCTGAGCAGAGGCGTATGCAAAAACATCCTTGCCAG ATTCTAGTGGCTACACCCGGAAGGCTCATAGACCATATTGACAACACTTCTGGATTTGCGACAAGGTTGAAAGGTGTGAAAGTCCTTGTTCTTGATGAAGCTGATCATCTCTTGGACATGGGTTTCCGAAGGGATATTGAGAGGATCATCGCCGCTGTTCCTAAGCAGAGACAAACCTTTTTGTTTTCCGCCACTGTACCTGAAGAG GTCCGCCAAATATGTCATATTGCTTTGAAACAAGATCATGAGTTCGTCAATTGTGTTCAAGAGGGTAGTGGGGAGACTCATCAAAAG GTCTCACAAATGTACATGATTGCAACACTGGATAGACATTTCTCGCTTATATATGCGCTCCTTAAAAAACACATTGCTGATAATGTGGGTTATAAG GTGATTATTTTCTGTACAACTGCTATGGTTACGAGATTGGTGGCCGATCTGCTCGGCCAACTAAGCCTGAACGTCAGAGAGATCCATTCTAGAAAACCGCAGAGTTACAGAACCAGAGTTTCTGATGAGTTCCGCAAGTCGAAGAGTATTATCCTTGTAACATCTGATGTATCTGCTCGTGGTGTAGATTACCCTGATGTGTCACTAGTCGTACAG ATGGGGTTACCATCAGACAGAGAACAATACATACATAGACTTGGTAGAACCGGGAGGAAAGGCAAGGAAGGAGAAGGTGTGCTTTTGTTGGCACCTTGGGAAGAGTACTTTCTGTCGTCTGTTAAAGACTTGCCCATCGCCAAGGCTCCTCTACCGCCAATAGATCATGAAGCTGTGAAGAAG GTACAGAAGGCGCTTAGCCAAGTGGAAATGACGCACAAGGAGGCTGCGTATCAGGCATGGTTGGGTTACTACAAATCTCAGAAGAAGATTGCTAGGGACACAACCAGACTGGTGGAGTTAGCCAATGAGTTTAGCCGCAGCATGGGACTGGACACCCCACCAGCTATCCCTATAAATGTTATTGGCAAGATGGGTCTCAAAAATGTTCCAGGTCTTAGAGTCGCTCCCGGTTTTGACAAGAGAAAAGGAAAAAAAAATTATCGTTCCAGGTAG
- the LOC106319462 gene encoding serine/threonine-protein kinase SRK2G-like isoform X2, giving the protein MDKYEVVKDLGTGNFGVARLLRHKETKELVAMKYIERGRKIDENVAREIINHRSLKHPNIIRFKEVILTPTHLAIVMEYASGGELFERICTAGRFSEAEARYFFQQLICGVDYCHSLQICHRDLKLENTLLDGSPAPLLKICDFGYSKSSILHSRPKSTVGTPAYIAPEVLSRREYDGKHADVWSCGVTLYVMLVGAYPFEDPNDPKNFRKTIQRIMAIQYKIPDYVHISQECKHLLSRIFVTNPAKRITLKEIKNHPWYLKNLPKELLESAQAVYYKRDNTSYSLQSVEDIMKIVGEARNPASSSSVSKSLGSGVEEEEDVEAEVEEEEEEEEEEEDEYEKHVKEAHSSIQEPHEALKEKK; this is encoded by the exons ATGGATAAGTATGAGGTTGTGAAGGATCTGGGGACTGGGAACTTCGGTGTGGCTCGCCTTCTTAGGCACAAGGAAACCAAAGAGCTTGTCGCCATGAAGTACATCGAGAGAGGCCGAAAG ATAGATGAGAACGTGGCTAGAGAGATTATCAATCACAGATCACTTAAGCATCCTAATATCATCCGCTTCAAGGAG GTGATTCTGACACCTACTCATCTTGCCATTGTGATGGAGTATGCTTCTGGTGGAGAGCTCTTTGAGAGAATCTGTACTGCCGGTAGATTCAGTGAAGCTGAG GCTAGGTACTTCTTTCAGCAGCTGATTTGTGGGGTTGACTACTGCCACTCCTTG CAAATATGCCACAGAGATCTGAAGCTTGAGAACACATTGCTTGATGGTAGCCCTGCTCCGCTTTTGAAAATCTGTGATTTTGGTTACTCCAAG TCATCTATACTACATTCTAGACCTAAATCGACCGTTGGAACTCCAGCATACATAGCACCTGAAGTTCTTTCCCGTAGAGAATACGATGGCAAG CACGCGGATGTGTGGTCATGTGGTGTAACCCTTTATGTCATGCTCGTTGGAGCTTACCCATTTGAGGATCCTAATGATCCAAAGAATTTCAGGAAAACAATCCAA CGTATAATGGCTATACAATACAAGATTCCGGACTACGTTCACATATCTCAGGAGTGCAAACACCTTCTCTCTCGTATATTCGTCACTAACCCCGCTAAG AGAATCACGCTTAAGGAGATCAAGAATCATCCGTGGTACTTAAAGAATCTGCCAAAGGAGCTGCTGGAGTCTGCTCAAGCGGTGTATTACAAGAGAGACAACACGAGCTATTCTCTTCAAAGCGTAGAGGACATAATGAAGATAGTTGGAGAAGCTAGGAACCCAGCTTCTTCTTCAAGCGTCAGCAAAAGCTTGGGATCAGGGGTTGAGGAAGAAGAGGATGTTGAAGCTGAAGTGGAAGAAGAAGAGGAG GAAGAAGAAGAAGAAGAAGATGAATACGAGAAGCATGTCAAAGAGGCACATTCTTCTATTCAAGAGCCTCACGAAGCGTTAAAGGAAAAAAAATGA
- the LOC106319462 gene encoding serine/threonine-protein kinase SRK2G-like isoform X1 yields MDKYEVVKDLGTGNFGVARLLRHKETKELVAMKYIERGRKIDENVAREIINHRSLKHPNIIRFKEVILTPTHLAIVMEYASGGELFERICTAGRFSEAEARYFFQQLICGVDYCHSLQICHRDLKLENTLLDGSPAPLLKICDFGYSKSSILHSRPKSTVGTPAYIAPEVLSRREYDGKHADVWSCGVTLYVMLVGAYPFEDPNDPKNFRKTIQRIMAIQYKIPDYVHISQECKHLLSRIFVTNPAKRITLKEIKNHPWYLKNLPKELLESAQAVYYKRDNTSYSLQSVEDIMKIVGEARNPASSSSVSKSLGSGVEEEEDVEAEVEEEEEEEEEEEEEEEEEEEEEDEYEKHVKEAHSSIQEPHEALKEKK; encoded by the exons ATGGATAAGTATGAGGTTGTGAAGGATCTGGGGACTGGGAACTTCGGTGTGGCTCGCCTTCTTAGGCACAAGGAAACCAAAGAGCTTGTCGCCATGAAGTACATCGAGAGAGGCCGAAAG ATAGATGAGAACGTGGCTAGAGAGATTATCAATCACAGATCACTTAAGCATCCTAATATCATCCGCTTCAAGGAG GTGATTCTGACACCTACTCATCTTGCCATTGTGATGGAGTATGCTTCTGGTGGAGAGCTCTTTGAGAGAATCTGTACTGCCGGTAGATTCAGTGAAGCTGAG GCTAGGTACTTCTTTCAGCAGCTGATTTGTGGGGTTGACTACTGCCACTCCTTG CAAATATGCCACAGAGATCTGAAGCTTGAGAACACATTGCTTGATGGTAGCCCTGCTCCGCTTTTGAAAATCTGTGATTTTGGTTACTCCAAG TCATCTATACTACATTCTAGACCTAAATCGACCGTTGGAACTCCAGCATACATAGCACCTGAAGTTCTTTCCCGTAGAGAATACGATGGCAAG CACGCGGATGTGTGGTCATGTGGTGTAACCCTTTATGTCATGCTCGTTGGAGCTTACCCATTTGAGGATCCTAATGATCCAAAGAATTTCAGGAAAACAATCCAA CGTATAATGGCTATACAATACAAGATTCCGGACTACGTTCACATATCTCAGGAGTGCAAACACCTTCTCTCTCGTATATTCGTCACTAACCCCGCTAAG AGAATCACGCTTAAGGAGATCAAGAATCATCCGTGGTACTTAAAGAATCTGCCAAAGGAGCTGCTGGAGTCTGCTCAAGCGGTGTATTACAAGAGAGACAACACGAGCTATTCTCTTCAAAGCGTAGAGGACATAATGAAGATAGTTGGAGAAGCTAGGAACCCAGCTTCTTCTTCAAGCGTCAGCAAAAGCTTGGGATCAGGGGTTGAGGAAGAAGAGGATGTTGAAGCTGAAGTGGAAGAAGAAGAGGAGGAAGAAGAAGAAGAAGAAGAAGAGGAGGAAGAAGAAGAAGAAGAAGAAGATGAATACGAGAAGCATGTCAAAGAGGCACATTCTTCTATTCAAGAGCCTCACGAAGCGTTAAAGGAAAAAAAATGA
- the LOC106317935 gene encoding DEAD-box ATP-dependent RNA helicase 26-like, giving the protein MPLKFPLGVRFITHSLPCTHLASSMNSAALIYSFRAVPVISKALPSRLTCLGLCSRVSFSTRPEFGRRGEIRASKSLIEDEAELSDWVSDLRTSSVRGKFTSDEDEAVQERVRRNVERDDGRGPRKGREGQADRFGGSRKVDRFGGSNRSRTGGEPVRNNRFGDREGARNGRIQGRSGESSFRGRNERNVDSGFRRERGMETNKGLGKQTRGLRQEEEDSSDEVVLGGIDDLFSEVSSEDDSEDDEAFVGKVVKGVEADMPRTDTAKTSDSYLSKTRFDQFSLSPLSLRAIKDAGFETMTVVQEATLPIILKGKDVLAKAKTGTGKTVAFLLPSIEAVIKSPPASRDSRQSPIVVLVVCPTRELASQAAAEANTLLKYHPSIGVQVVIGGTKLPTEQRRMQANPCQILVATPGRLKDHIENTSGFATRLNGVKVLVLDEADHLLDMGFRRDIERIIAAVPKQRQTFLFSATVPEEVRQICHIALKRDHEFINCVQEGSGETHQKVKQMYMIASLDRHFSLLYVLLKEHMADNPDYKVIIFCTTAMVTRLVADLLGQLSLNVREIHSRKPQGYRTKVSDEFRKSKSIILVTSDVSARGVDYPDVSLVVQMGLPSDREQYIHRLGRTGRKGKEGEGVLMLAPWEEYFLSSVKDLPINKSPLPPIDPEAVKKVQRGLNQVEMKNKEAAYQAWLGYYKSQKMIARDTTRLVELANEFSRSMGLDMPPAIPKNVLGKMGLKNVPGLRTK; this is encoded by the exons ATGCCCTTGAAGTTCCCTCTCGGTGTACGCTTCATCACTCACTCTCTCCCCTGCACTCACCTCGCTTCTTCCATGAATTCCGCCGCGCTGATCTACTCGTTCCGCGCCGTCCCCGTCATCTCCAAGGCGCTTCCCTCGAGGCTAACGTGCCTCGGACTCTGCTCCCGGGTCAGTTTCTCAACCCGACCCGAGTTCGGGAGGCGTGGAGAGATTCGCGCGTCCAAGAGCTTGATTGAGGACGAGGCGGAGCTTAGCGATTGGGTGAGCGATTTGAGGACTAGCTCCGTGCGTGGGAAGTTCACTAGCGATGAGGATGAAGCTGTTCAGGAACGTGTTCGTAGAAACGTAGAGAGGGATGATGGTAGGGGTCCGAGGAAGGGAAGAGAAGGTCAAGCTGATAGGTTTGGTGGTTCTAGAAAGGTTGATAGGTTTGGGGGTTCGAACCGGAGTAGAACCGGCGGCGAACCGGTTAGGAACAACCGGTTTGGTGACAGAGAAGGTGCAAGGAATGGGAGGATTCAAGGGAGGAGTGGCGAGTCTTCTTTTCGTGGGAGGAATGAGAGAAATGTAGATTCAGGGTTTAGGAGAGAGCGAGGGATGGAAACAAACAAGGGTTTGGGGAAGCAGACGAGAGGCTTGAGGCAGGAAGAGGAAGATAGTAGTGACGAGGTAGTATTGGGAGGCATTGATGATTTGTTTAGTGAAGTTAGTAGTGAGGATGACAGTGAAGATGACGAGGCTTTCGTTGGGAAAGTGGTTAAGGGTGTAGAAGCTGATATGCCAAGGACTGACACTGCTAAAACTTCAGATTCTTACTTATCTAAGACAAG ATTTGATCAGTTCTCATTGTCTCCCTTATCGCTAAGAGCCATCAAGGATGCTGGATTTGAGACAATGACTGTTGTGCAGGAGGCTACTCTTCCCATCATTCTCAAAG GTAAAGATGTGCTAGCCAAGGCCAAAACAGGCACTGGGAAAACCGTTGCATTTTTG CTTCCATCAATTGAAGCTGTTATCAAATCTCCACCTGCAAGCCGGGATAGTAGGCAATCCCCCATTGTTGTGCTTGTTGTATGCCCTACTCGGGAGCTTGCCAGTCAAGCGGCTGCGGAAGCTAATACCTTGCTGAAGTATCACCCGTCTATCGGTGTTCAAGTTGTGATTGGAGGCACAAAGCTTCCTACAGAGCAAAGGCGTATGCAAGCAAATCCTTGCCAG ATTCTTGTGGCTACACCTGGAAGGCTGAAAGACCATATCGAGAACACTTCTGGATTTGCCACAAGGTTGAATGGTGTGAAAGTCCTTGTACTTGATGAAGCTGATCATCTCTTGGACATGGGTTTCCGAAGGGATATCGAGAGGATCATCGCTGCTGTTCCTAAGCAGAGACAAACGTTTTTATTTTCTGCTACGGTTCCTGAAGAG GTCCGCCAGATATGCCATATTGCTCTGAAACGGGACCATGAGTTCATCAATTGTGTTCAAGAGGGATCTGGGGAGACGCATCAAAAG GTCAAACAAATGTACATGATTGCATCACTGGATAGACATTTCTCGCTTCTATATGTTCTCCTTAAAGAACACATGGCAGATAATCCAGACTATAAG GTTATTATTTTCTGCACAACTGCCATGGTTACAAGATTGGTTGCCGATCTGCTTGGCCAGCTAAGCTTGAACGTCAGAGAGATCCATTCTCGAAAACCGCAGGGTTACAGAACCAAAGTCTCCGACGAGTTCCGCAAGTCGAAGAGTATTATCCTTGTAACATCAGATGTATCTGCTCGTGGTGTCGATTACCCTGATGTGTCACTAGTCGTACAG ATGGGGTTGCCATCAGACAGAGAACAATACATACATAGACTTGGCAGAACCGGGAGGAAAGGTAAGGAAGGAGAAGGTGTACTAATGTTGGCACCATGGGAAGAGTACTTTCTGTCATCTGTTAAAGACTTGCCCATTAACAAGTCTCCTCTACCGCCAATAGACCCTGAGGCTGTGAAAAAG GTGCAGAGAGGGCTTAACCAAGTGGAAATGAAGAACAAGGAAGCGGCGTATCAGGCGTGGTTAGGTTACTACAAATCCCAGAAGATGATTGCGAGAGACACGACCAGACTAGTGGAGTTAGCCAATGAGTTTAGCCGCAGCATGGGACTTGACATGCCACCAGCTATCCCCAAAAATGTTCTTGGCAAGATGGGTCTCAAAAACGTTCCTGGTCTTAGAACCAAGTAG
- the LOC106318574 gene encoding reticulocalbin-2-like isoform X1 has product MGKASVILYITVGILVLFLVSYSPKKKSHHHNGGHNSQHHRLKLRSSFNFKPTRHDPIPFDPLVADMERRREDKEWERQYIEHSHPELAHDPAPGHESQPEWEEFMDAEDYLNDEEKFNVTDRLISLFPKIDVSPLDGYVSESELIEWNVQSSAKEVMHRSQRDMDVHDRNKDGFVSFSEYEPPSWGRDSGNYSFGYDIGWWKEEHFSASDANGDGLLNLTEFNDFLHPADTKNPKLLLWLCKEEVRERDSDKDGKIGFDEFFHGLFDAVRSYEEDNHNATHPYHDLPEGPAKQLFAQLDKDGDGYLSDVELLPVISKIHPTERYYAKEQGDYIISKADSDKDGRLTLAEMIEHPYVFYSAIFDEYDTDDDYGLHDEFR; this is encoded by the exons ATGGGTAAAGCTTCCGTGATACTATACATCACTGTCGGGATCCTCGTCCTCTTCCTCGTCTCTTACTCTCCCAAGAAGAAGAGCCACCACCACAACGGTGGTCACAACAGCCAACATCACCGTCTCAAACTCCGCTCTTCTTTCAATTTCAAACCCACGCGCCACGATCCAATCCCTTTTGATCCTCTCGTTGCTGACATGGAGCGCCGTCGCGAGGATAAGGAGTGGGAAAGGCAGTACATTGAGCATTCTCACCCCGAGCTAGCGCATGATCCAGCGCCTGGTCACGAGTCGCAGCCTGAGTGGGAGGAGTTCATGGATGCTGAGGATTACTTGAATGATGAGGAGAAGTTCAATGTTACCGATAG GTTGATATCTTTGTTTCCAAAGATTGATGTGTCTCCTCTTGATGGGTATGTGAGTGAGAGTGAGTTGATTGAATGGAATGTGCAGTCTTCTGCCAAGGAGGTCATGCACAGGAGTCAAAGAGACATGGATGTTCATGATAGAAACAAGGATGGTTTTGTTTCTTTCTCTGAGTATGAACCTCCTTCTTGGGGCCGCGACTCGG GTAACTATTCCTTTGGGTATGACATTGGTTGGTGGAAGGAGGAGCATTTTAGTGCATCTGATGCAAATGGTGATGGTCTGCTGAATTTAACTGAGTTCAACGA CTTTCTTCATCCTGCTGATACCAAGAATCCTAAGTTGCTGCTATGGTTATGCAAGGAGGAAGTAAG AGAAAGAGATTCAGATAAGGATGGCAAGATCGGCTTCGATGAGTTTTTCCACGGTCTCTTTGACGCTGTGAGGAGCTACGAAGAAGACAATCACAATGCCACGCATCCTTATCATGACTTGCCTGAAGGCCCAGCAAAGCAGTTGTTTGCTCAGCTTGACAAAGATGGTGACGG GTACTTATCAGACGTTGAATTGCTTCCCGTTATCAGTAAAATCCATCCTACTGAGCGTTATTACGCAAAAGAACAAGGTGATTATATTATATCAAAG GCGGATTCAGACAAAGATGGACGTTTGACTTTGGCAGAGATGATTGAGCATCCTTACGTTTTCTATAGTGCCATCTTTGACGAATATGACACTGATGATGACTATGGCCTCCATGATGAGTTTCGTTAG
- the LOC106318574 gene encoding calumenin-like isoform X2, whose amino-acid sequence MGKASVILYITVGILVLFLVSYSPKKKSHHHNGGHNSQHHRLKLRSSFNFKPTRHDPIPFDPLVADMERRREDKEWERQYIEHSHPELAHDPAPGHESQPEWEEFMDAEDYLNDEEKFNVTDRLISLFPKIDVSPLDGYVSESELIEWNVQSSAKEVMHRSQRDMDVHDRNKDGFVSFSEYEPPSWGRDSGNYSFGYDIGWWKEEHFSASDANGDGLLNLTEFNDFLHPADTKNPKLLLWLCKEEVRERDSDKDGKIGFDEFFHGLFDAVRSYEEDNHNATHPYHDLPEGPAKQLFAQLDKDGDGYLSDVELLPVISKIHPTERYYAKEQGGFRQRWTFDFGRDD is encoded by the exons ATGGGTAAAGCTTCCGTGATACTATACATCACTGTCGGGATCCTCGTCCTCTTCCTCGTCTCTTACTCTCCCAAGAAGAAGAGCCACCACCACAACGGTGGTCACAACAGCCAACATCACCGTCTCAAACTCCGCTCTTCTTTCAATTTCAAACCCACGCGCCACGATCCAATCCCTTTTGATCCTCTCGTTGCTGACATGGAGCGCCGTCGCGAGGATAAGGAGTGGGAAAGGCAGTACATTGAGCATTCTCACCCCGAGCTAGCGCATGATCCAGCGCCTGGTCACGAGTCGCAGCCTGAGTGGGAGGAGTTCATGGATGCTGAGGATTACTTGAATGATGAGGAGAAGTTCAATGTTACCGATAG GTTGATATCTTTGTTTCCAAAGATTGATGTGTCTCCTCTTGATGGGTATGTGAGTGAGAGTGAGTTGATTGAATGGAATGTGCAGTCTTCTGCCAAGGAGGTCATGCACAGGAGTCAAAGAGACATGGATGTTCATGATAGAAACAAGGATGGTTTTGTTTCTTTCTCTGAGTATGAACCTCCTTCTTGGGGCCGCGACTCGG GTAACTATTCCTTTGGGTATGACATTGGTTGGTGGAAGGAGGAGCATTTTAGTGCATCTGATGCAAATGGTGATGGTCTGCTGAATTTAACTGAGTTCAACGA CTTTCTTCATCCTGCTGATACCAAGAATCCTAAGTTGCTGCTATGGTTATGCAAGGAGGAAGTAAG AGAAAGAGATTCAGATAAGGATGGCAAGATCGGCTTCGATGAGTTTTTCCACGGTCTCTTTGACGCTGTGAGGAGCTACGAAGAAGACAATCACAATGCCACGCATCCTTATCATGACTTGCCTGAAGGCCCAGCAAAGCAGTTGTTTGCTCAGCTTGACAAAGATGGTGACGG GTACTTATCAGACGTTGAATTGCTTCCCGTTATCAGTAAAATCCATCCTACTGAGCGTTATTACGCAAAAGAACAAG GCGGATTCAGACAAAGATGGACGTTTGACTTTGGCAGAGATGATTGA